Proteins found in one Xyrauchen texanus isolate HMW12.3.18 chromosome 30, RBS_HiC_50CHRs, whole genome shotgun sequence genomic segment:
- the LOC127623664 gene encoding cell cycle control protein 50A-like, which produces MSTASSTHTIDYTGTDMSSPCFNCSQSFSWNSTTPCKCILAFSLDQPFESKVFMYYGLSNFYQNHRRYVKSRDDSQLNGDERSLKEPSKECEPYRSNDNKPIAPCGAIANSIFNDTLDLFYINSNGTKTQIPLIKKGIAWWTDKHVKFKNPGGSSPNLTAIFIDTAKPINWRKPVYELDSDPENNGFINEDFIVWMRTAALPTFRKLYRIIQKNNMTPTLPRGNYTLEITFSILTLHT; this is translated from the exons ATGTCGACCGCTTCCAGCACCCATACC ATTGATTATACCGGCACTGACATGTCCAGCCCGTGTTTTAACTGCTCTCAAAGCTTCAGCTGGAACAGCACGACTCCGTGCAAATGTATCCTGGCATTCTCTCTCGACCAGCCCTTTGAG AGTAAGGTCTTCATGTACTATGGCTTGTCGAATTTTTATCAAAACCATCGGCGGTACGTGAAGTCCAGAGATGACAGCCAGCTTAATGGAGATGAGCGCTCACTTAAG GAACCAAGCAAAGAATGTGAGCCGTACCGCAGTAATGACAACAAGCCTATAGCCCCATGTGGAGCCATTGCTAACAGCATATTTAATG aCACACTGGACTTGTTTTACATTAATTCCAATGGAACAAAAACCCAAATTCCATTGATCAAAAAAGGAATCGCATGGTGGACAGACAAACATGTGAAGTTCAAAAACCCTGGTGGCAGTAGCCCAAATCTTACTGCCATTTTTATAG ACACCGCAAAGCCAATCAACTGGCGCAAGCCTGTTTATGAACTGGACTCAGACCCAGAAAACAATGGCTTCATAAATGAGGATTTCATTGTGTGGATGCGCACGGCTGCCCTCCCCACCTTCAGAAAGCTCTACCGCATCATTCAGAAGAACAACATGACGCCAACACTGCCCAGAGGCAACTACACCCTGGAAATAACCTTCAGTATCCTTACGCTGCATACATAG